The genomic window AGGGCTTTGCCTACGCCACATTCACCATGCCCTACAACGTCTCCGGGCAGCCGGCGATCTCGCTGCCGCTGAGCCAGAGCGCCGAAGGCCTACCTATCGGCGTGCAGTTGGTCGCCGCCTACGGTCGTGAGGATCTGCTGTTGCGCGTCGCCGCCCAACTGGAGGCCGCAATGCCGTGGGCTGACCGTCTGCCGCCGGTCCGCGCAGCGTCCTGATCGGCTGTCGCCACCCAAGCAGCCACGGCCCCAACTGATCTCGTCTCGAAAATGAACACGATGTGGCGAGCGACACATCTACGGGGAAGTGCCGATGGCTTATCGATGTCCTGTCAGACTGTGTTCTACATCACATCTACAGTCGATTGCGAATCATGCGGTCATCCCTGGTGATTCGTGCAGCGCGACAGCGATGAGGGGAAATGGCGACCAGTTTCACGCGTCAAGCGCAACCTGGAGAGAGTGCGACCCCACTGATCGCTCTCGAGGTGGACGTGGCAGATGTTCGGCGGGTTATCTGGCTGAAGCTGGAAAGCAGCAATGTGCGGGGGTCGATCAAAGACCGGACGGCCGCCGCCCTGTGGAGCTCGGTGCGTGCGAAGGTGCATCCCGCGGAGGGGGTCATCGAATCGACGTCCGGAAACCTGGGTATCGCGCTTGCCGCGATCTGCGCCGGCCACGGAGTCCCGTTCACCGCTGTCGTCGAGCCGCGGATCAGTCGGGCAGCTGTCGACATGATGCGGCGCGACCACGCTCGGATCGTGATGATCGATCGCCTGGACGCCCGGGGCGGCTATTTGCTGAACCGGTTGGCCTACGTCCACGAGCAACTACAGGCGAGACCCCAGTTGATCTGGACCAATCAGTATGAGAACCCAGCCAACCCGCAGGCGCACCGCACCGGAACGGCGCCCGAACTGTGGCGTCAGCTCCCACGGCCGGCGACGGTTCTGGTTGCCGTTTCGACCGGTGGCACGCTGGCGGGATTTCGGCAGTTCAGCGGGAGCGAGCAGTTGCCTTGGGATGTCGTGGGGGTCGATGTGGAGGGATCTGTCGCCCTTGGTGCGGGCGCCCCCGGCACCCGAGTCCTCCCTGGCATCGGGTCGAGCCGGCCGACGAGCTTCCTGACGCCCGAGCAGCGGCCGCCACGAGAGGTGGTGTCGTCCGCTGACGCCGTAGCGACGTGTCTGTGGCTCGCGGAGCAGACCGGCATCATGGTGGGCGGCAGTTCGGGTGCGGTACTTGCGGCGGCGCTGCGCCGAATCGAGAGCGACTACGACGAGACCGATCTCGTCGTGGTCTGCCCGGACGGCGGCGACCGCTACCAGGACACGATCTACTCCCCGGCGTGGCGCCAGGACAATATCGCCACGCCCGGTTTCGTGCGACCCGTGAAACTGAGGGGCGTGCAGCACCGGGCACCGGGCGGTGCCCGATGACGGAAAGCATGTT from Nocardia iowensis includes these protein-coding regions:
- a CDS encoding pyridoxal-phosphate dependent enzyme, with the translated sequence MATSFTRQAQPGESATPLIALEVDVADVRRVIWLKLESSNVRGSIKDRTAAALWSSVRAKVHPAEGVIESTSGNLGIALAAICAGHGVPFTAVVEPRISRAAVDMMRRDHARIVMIDRLDARGGYLLNRLAYVHEQLQARPQLIWTNQYENPANPQAHRTGTAPELWRQLPRPATVLVAVSTGGTLAGFRQFSGSEQLPWDVVGVDVEGSVALGAGAPGTRVLPGIGSSRPTSFLTPEQRPPREVVSSADAVATCLWLAEQTGIMVGGSSGAVLAAALRRIESDYDETDLVVVCPDGGDRYQDTIYSPAWRQDNIATPGFVRPVKLRGVQHRAPGGAR